CTCTGGCTTGGATCGTCAGCAGCATCGGCGAAGGTGAGATGCAGGCCGCAGGCATGGGGCTGTTAATCTTCGGAGCAATTCTCCTTGTCTTCATTATCGTTACGGTACGGTTAAATTCTTTGATACCCTCCAAAAAGAAAGCTGATAAAGTAGAGGCCGCATAATTTCAATCAAACAGATATTAACGTAACGGGAGCAAGAAATGAAAAACCT
This genomic stretch from Dehalobacter sp. 12DCB1 harbors:
- a CDS encoding dehalogenase gives rise to the protein MIVFWLILGALMASSIWFVYIKFQATGKMSVNRWILTVISVLWGGFTLAWIVSSIGEGEMQAAGMGLLIFGAILLVFIIVTVRLNSLIPSKKKADKVEAA